The following proteins are encoded in a genomic region of Musa acuminata AAA Group cultivar baxijiao chromosome BXJ2-11, Cavendish_Baxijiao_AAA, whole genome shotgun sequence:
- the LOC135626975 gene encoding translationally-controlled tumor protein homolog, translating into MLVYQDLLTDIGANPSDEGGEEDESVDDSVVKVIDIVDTFRLQGQTSFNKKQFVTYMKHYIKLLMPKLEAEKQELFKKHIEQATKILLSMLSDLQFFVGESLHDNGSMVFAYYKEGATDPTFLYLAVGLKEVKC; encoded by the exons ATGTTGGTATACCAGGATTTGCTCACAG ACATTGGTGCTAACCCTTCGGATGAAGGTGGGGAAGAAGATGAAAGTGTCGATGATTCTGTAGTGAAGGTCATCGATATTGTTGACACATTCAGGCTTCAG GGACAAACTTCTTTCAACAAGAAGCAGTTTGTGACATATATGAAGCACTATATCAAGCTATTGATGCCTAAATTGGAAGCAGAGAAGCAAGAGTTATTTAAGAAGCACATCGAACAAGCTACCAAAATTTTGCTTTCCATGCTCAGTGACCTACAATT TTTTGTAGGTGAAAGTCTGCACGACAACGGCAGCATGGTCTTTGCTTACTACAAGGAGGGTGCAACCGATCCAACATTTCTGTACCTTGCCGTCGGtctaaaggaggtcaagtgctaA
- the LOC135626330 gene encoding kinesin-like protein KIN-13A: MGGQVQQSHAGSSAGLYDHAAGGDAGDAVMARWLQSAGLQHLASPMASSDQRFLPGLMQGYAPQTAEEKHKLLRLLRNMNFSGESVSESYTPTALSMGQQDGSYSPEIRGEFGAGLLDLHAMDDSELLSEHVFSEQFEPSPFLLTKGVENNESDTTSAWQQEPPDINTREGDSKREISTKESNVAKIKVVVRKRPLNKKEISRKEDDIVTVHDNAYLTVHEPKLKVDLTAYVEKHEFCFDAVLDEHVTNDEVYRVTVEPIIPTIFQRTKATCFAYGQTGSGKTYTMQPLPLRAVEDMVRMLHQPFYHNQRYKLWLSYFEIYGGKLFDLLCDRRKLLMREDGRQQVCIVGLQEFEVSDVQVVKEFIEKGNAARSTGSTGANEESSRSHAILQLAIKQHKEVSDTKRQKEGSGKGGKIVGKISFIDLAGSERGADTTDNDRQTRIEGAEINKSLLALKECIRALDNDQIHIPFRGSKLTEVLRDSFVGNSRTVMISCISPNAGSCEHTLNTLRYADRVKSLSKSGNSKKDQVAASLVSSGKESASLLPFSVEPEDLVQIQDSKAVELPRKNSERISYNSTLDLDRNSYGTRNGKEIPPASVSIEMEKVDLKTSHESVRYKLYSVQNSFDFQEEEKVTKVSPPRRKAFREEKSEKRSNWSKRDGGPQLTATGHNPQQMYDTASDNASRKYDQESSCNDEEIEAILEEEEALIAAHRREIENTIEIVREEMDLLAEVDKPGSFIDDYVAKLGFVLSRKAAGLVSLQARLARFQQRLKEQEILSRKKGLGLR, translated from the exons ATGGGTGGCCAGGTGCAGCAGAGCCACGCCGGCTCCTCGGCGGGCCTGTACGACCACGCCGCCGGCGGAGATGCCGGGGATGCGGTCATGGCGCGGTGGCTCCAGTCCGCCGGGCTCCAGCACCTGGCCTCGCCGATGGCATCCTCTGATCAACGCTTCCTTCCCGGTCTAATGCAG GGGTACGCACCACAAACAGCTGAGGAGAAGCATAAACTCTTGAGGCTTTTAAGGAATATGAATTTTAGTGGGGAATCAGTCTCTGAGTCCTATACTCCAACTGCACTAAGTATGGGTCAACAAGATGGCTCTTATTCACCTGAGATTAGAGGGGAATTTGGGGCTGGCCTTTTGGATCTACATGCTATGGATGACAGTGAGCTTCTTTCTGAG CATGTTTTCTCAGAACAATTTGAGCCATCACCATTCTTGCTTACCAAAGGAGTTGAGAACAATGAAAGTGACACAACATCTGCCTGGCAACAAGAGCCACCTGATATCAATACCAGAGAAGGAGACAGTAAAAGAGAGATCAGCACAAAAGAGAGTAATGTTGCCAAGATTAAAGTTGTG GTACGCAAAAGACCTTTGAACAAAAAGGAGATATCTAGAAAGGAGGATGATATTGTAACTGTTCATGATAATGCCTATTTAACAGTCCATGAGCCAAAGCTAAAG GTGGACTTGACTGCATATGTGGAAAAGCATGAGTTTTGTTTTGATGCTGTCCTGGATGAGCATGTTACAAATGATGAG GTATATCGTGTGACAGTAGAGCCAATAATACCAACCATCTTTCAGCGGACTAAAGCAACATGCTTTGCATATGGTCAAACAG GTAGTGGCAAGACCTATACAATGCAACCTTTACCTCTCAGAGCTGTTGAAGACATGGTTCGCATGTTGCACCAACCGTTTTACCACAATCAAAGATACAAGTTGTGGCTTAGCTATTTTGAAATCTATGGTGGGAAGCTGTTTGATCTTCTGTGTGATAGGAG GAAACTTTTAATGAGAGAAGATGGAAGACAGCAAGTTTGCATTGTGGGATTGCAGGAGTTTGAGGTCTCCGATGTTCAGGTTGTTAAGGAGTTTATTGAAAAAGGTAATGCTGCACGGAGTACTGGTTCTACAGGAGCGAATGAAGAATCATCACGATCACATGCTATTTTGCAATTGGCCATTAAGCAGCACAAAGAAGTAAGTGACACCAAAAGGCAGAAAGAAGGTAGTGGAAAAGGTGGTAAGATCGTTGGGAAGATCTCTTTCATTGATCTTGCTGGAAGCGAGCGTGGTGCTGATACGACGGATAATGATCGTCAAACACG AATTGAGGGTGCAGAAATAAACAAGAGCCTTTTGGCTTTAAAGGAATGTATCCGTGCCCTTGACAATGATCAAATTCATATCCCGTTCAGAGGGAGTAAGCTGACTGAGGTGCTCCGCGACTCTTTTGTTGGCAACTCAAGGACAGTTATGATTTCATGCATTTCCCCAAATGCAGGCTCTTGTGAACACACACTTAATACCTTGAGATATGCTGACAG GGTTAAAAGTCTTTCCAAGAGTGGGAACTCCAAGAAAGATCAGGTGGCTGCATCGTTAGTTTCTTCAGGCAAGGAATCAGCATCATTGTTGCCTTTCTCTGTTGAACCTGAGGATCTTGTGCAAATTCAAGATTCTAAAGCAGTGGAATTGCCTAGGAAAAATAGTGAAAGGATTTCATATAATTCTACATTGGATCTTGATAGAAACTCATATGGAACTCGAAATGGAAAAGAAATCCCACCAGCATCAGTTTCAATAGAGATGGAAAAAGTTGACTTAAAGACCAGTCATGAGAGTGTCAGATACAAACTGTATTCAGTTCAGAACTCATTTGAttttcaagaagaagagaaggtgaCAAAGGTCTCCCCACCTCGCAGAAAAGCTTTTAGGGAAGAAAAATCTGAAAAACGGAGCAACTGGTCAAAAAGAGATGGTGGACCCCAATTAACTGCCACTGGTCATAATCCTCAACAAATGTATGATACAGCTTCCGACAATGCATCAAGAAAATATGATCAAGAATCTTCATGTAATGATGAAGAAATTGAAGCAATACTTGAG GAAGAAGAGGCTCTAATAGCAGCTCACAGAAGAGAAATTGAGAATACAATTGAGATAGTGCGTGAA GAGATGGATTTGCTGGCAGAGGTTGACAAACCAGGCAGTTTCATCGACGATTATGTGGCAAAGCTAGGGTTTGTGCTGTCACGCAAAGCTGCGGGTCTGGTTAGTCTACAGGCACGTCTAGCAAGGTTCCAACAGCGTCTGAAAGAACAGGAGATTCTCAGCAGGAAGAAGGGGCTGGGGCTGCGGTAA